In the Helianthus annuus cultivar XRQ/B chromosome 11, HanXRQr2.0-SUNRISE, whole genome shotgun sequence genome, one interval contains:
- the LOC110890238 gene encoding protein NRT1/ PTR FAMILY 4.3 — protein MDSRRQEQKGDSLSEELTVDWRGRPSTYDKHGGMRAAAFVLGVQTFEIMAIAAVGNNLITYVTSEMHFSLSKAANIVTNFIGTVFILSLFGGHLSDSYLGCFWTMLIFGFIELSGFILLSVQAHLPQLKPPQCNMLTDGDRCIEAKGVESLIFFVALYMVALGSGCVKPNMLAHGADQFSRSDSKQSKKLSTYFNAAYFAFSVGELIALTLIVWIQTHSGMDIGFGVSAIVMAMGLICLVSGTIYYRNKPPRGSVLVPIAQVLVAAFLNRRQASQSNPQMLHGNQNEHWNRIIMTNETSSLGHTDRFRFLDNACIRRQEGNNNNAKESPWRICTINQVEQVKILISVIPIFACTIVFNTILAQLQTFSVSQGSVMNNEITKSFHIPPASLQAIPYILLIFVVPLYDYFFVPFARKITGHDSGITPLQRIGVGLFVATFSMVSAALMEKKRRDSFLINDQTLSIFWIAPQFLIFGVSEMFTAVGLIEFFYKQNLKGMQSLLTAMTYCSYSFGFYLSSVYVSLINKITSRSKDGGWLGDNDLNKDRLDLFYWVLAGVSLINFFNYLFWARWYNNSRKSSSSCKLHRHSIEEGFPNTFNTAKVVEDGDVP, from the exons ATGGACTCAAGGAGACAAGAGCAGAAAGGAGATAGCCTTTCTGAAGAGCTAACAGTTGATTGGAGAGGCAGACCCTCGACTTACGATAAACATGGTGGCATGAGAGCTGCTGCGTTTGTTCTTG GGGTACAAACATTTGAGATAATGGCTATAGCAGCAGTTGGTAATAACCTTATAACATATGTGACAAGTGAGATGCACTTTTCGCTATCGAAGGCAGCAAACATAGTAACAAACTTCATTGGGACCGTCTTTATCCTTTCCCTCTTTGGTGGCCACCTTTCGGATTCTTATCTCGGGTGCTTCTGGACCATGCTAATCTTTGGGTTTATTGAACTATCT GGATTCATCCTGTTATCGGTCCAAGCCCACCTCCCTCAACTGAAACCACCACAGTGCAACATGCTAACAGATGGCGATCGATGCATAGAAGCCAAAGGAGTGGAGTCTTTAATATTCTTCGTGGCCCTCTACATGGTAGCACTAGGGAGTGGCTGTGTGAAGCCAAACATGTTGGCTCATGGGGCTGATCAATTCAGCAGGAGCGACTCTAAGCAGTCCAAGAAGCTTTCCACCTACTTCAATGCTGCCTACTTTGCATTCTCTGTTGGCGAACTCATTGCTCTAACTCTCATTGTTTGGATCCAAACACATTCCGGTATGGATATTGGGTTTGGGGTGTCTGCTATTGTCATGGCAATGGGCCTGATCTGCTTGGTTTCTGGTACCATATATTATCGAAACAAGCCACCTCGAGGAAGCGTTTTAGTCCCAATTGCACAA GTTCTTGTTGCTGCATTTTTAAATAGGAGGCAAGCGTCCCAATCTAATCCTCAAATGCTTCATGGAAACCAAAATGAACACTGGAACAGGATTATAATGACAAATGAGACTTCAAGTCTTGGTCATACTGACCGGTTCAG GTTTTTAGATAATGCCTGCATAAGAAGACAAGAAGGGAACAACAATAATGCAAAGGAAAGCCCATGGAGGATATGCACTATAAATCAGGTTGAGCAAGTGAAGATCCTAATCTCAGTAATCCCAATATTTGCCTGCACAATTGTCTTTAATACAATCTTAGCACAACTGCAAACCTTCTCCGTGTCACAAGGAAGCGTGATGAACAACGAAATCACAAAATCGTTCCATATTCCACCTGCCTCGCTGCAAGCCATCCCTTATATCTTGCTAATCTTTGTAGTTCCTCTCTATGACTACTTTTTTGTTCCTTTTGCACGAAAAATCACTGGTCATGATTCCGGAATCACCCCTTTACAGCGTATTGGGGTCGGCTTATTTGTTGCCACCTTTTCCATGGTCTCAGCTGCCCTTATGGAGAAAAAGAGAAGGGATTCATTTTTAATCAATGATCAAACATTATCCATTTTTTGGATAGCCCCACAGTTCTTGATATTTGGAGTATCTGAAATGTTTACAGCTGTGGGGTTGATCGAGTTCTTTTACAAACAGAACTTGAAAGGGATGCAGTCTTTGTTGACAGCTATGACATACTGTTCATACTCCTTTGGATTCTATCTAAGCTCAGTGTATGTTTCTCTGATAAACAAGATTACATCCAGATCAAAGGATGGTGGTTGGCTTGGAGATAATGATTTAAATAAGGACAGATTAGACCTTTTCTATTGGGTATTAGCAGGTGTAAGTTTGATCAACTTCTTTAACTATCTCTTCTGGGCAAGATGGTATAATAATTCACGTAAGTCCTCTTCGTCATGCAAGCTGCATCGTCATTCAATTGAAGAAGGATTTCCTAATACTTTCAACACTGCTAAAGTAGTTGAAGATGGTGATGTTCCTTAG